The following are encoded together in the Bacillota bacterium genome:
- a CDS encoding response regulator, translated as MIALEKPEDVRLLAVDDDVDILYTIGAIGEAAGWRVDKAHDGEEALRMLREAGPYDLVLLDYHMPKMDGLTVLRSLREDFPHLPVLVLTVDENEETANAFLDAGATDFALKPIKAPDLIARIRLHLRLAAAEQKLEQRTPDEPLPKGIQRQTLEAITAVLREADDFISQQDLAEKTGFAYQTVCRYVSHLEEMGLLDVHLTYGKLGRPKKKVRWKR; from the coding sequence ATGATCGCGCTGGAGAAGCCGGAAGACGTGCGCCTGTTGGCCGTCGACGACGACGTGGACATCTTGTACACCATCGGCGCCATCGGCGAGGCCGCGGGGTGGCGCGTAGACAAAGCCCACGACGGCGAGGAAGCGCTGCGCATGCTGCGCGAGGCGGGCCCGTACGACCTGGTGCTGCTGGACTACCATATGCCCAAGATGGACGGGCTGACGGTGCTGCGTTCCCTTCGGGAAGACTTCCCGCACCTGCCGGTGCTGGTGCTGACCGTGGACGAAAACGAAGAGACGGCCAACGCATTTTTGGACGCCGGCGCGACAGACTTTGCTCTCAAGCCCATCAAAGCGCCGGATTTGATTGCGCGCATCCGCCTACACCTGCGCTTGGCGGCCGCCGAGCAGAAGCTGGAGCAGCGGACGCCGGACGAGCCGCTGCCCAAAGGGATTCAGCGCCAGACCTTGGAAGCTATCACGGCGGTGCTGCGCGAGGCCGACGATTTCATCAGCCAGCAAGATTTGGCGGAGAAGACGGGTTTTGCCTACCAGACCGTGTGCCGTTACGTAAGCCACCTGGAGGAAATGGGCCTGTTGGACGTGCATTTGACGTACGGCAAGCTGGGTCGGCCGAAGAAGAAGGTGCGGTGGAAACGGTAG
- a CDS encoding UDP-N-acetylglucosamine 2-epimerase (non-hydrolyzing), producing MRILLVFGTRPEAIKMAPLVKALSAAAEKVDLDVRVCVTAQHRQMLDHVLQFFGIEPDVDLNIMRPGQDLTDITTSVLVSLRRVLKEMRPDRVLVHGDTTTTFAASLAAYYERIPVGHVEAGLRTGNIYAPWPEEMNRKLTGAIADLHFAPTPSARANLLREGVSADAIYVTGNTVIDALLDVAGRIRSDAALGETLARRFSFLRPDRRLVLVTGHRRENFGQPFERLCRALATLASRDDVQIVYPVHLNPNVQEPVRRILGGLPPECCALIDPVDYVEFVYLMLRADFIITDSGGVQEEAPSLGKPVLVTRETTERPEAVLAGTVRLVGTDEERIVAEATRLLEDEEHYRRMSEAQNPYGDGYAAWRIVNVLVQTAGLADGPLTPVPEFGGAEAVISY from the coding sequence ATGCGGATCTTGCTTGTGTTTGGCACTCGGCCGGAGGCCATCAAGATGGCGCCGCTGGTGAAGGCGCTGTCGGCTGCGGCCGAGAAAGTGGACTTGGACGTGCGGGTGTGCGTGACGGCGCAGCACCGCCAGATGCTGGACCACGTGCTGCAGTTTTTCGGCATCGAGCCCGACGTGGACCTGAACATCATGCGGCCAGGCCAGGACCTGACGGACATTACGACCAGCGTGCTCGTCTCGCTGCGCCGCGTGCTGAAGGAGATGCGCCCCGATCGGGTGCTGGTCCACGGCGACACGACGACGACGTTCGCGGCCAGCTTGGCGGCTTACTACGAGCGCATCCCCGTGGGGCACGTGGAGGCGGGGCTGCGGACCGGCAACATCTACGCGCCTTGGCCTGAAGAGATGAATCGGAAGCTGACGGGCGCCATTGCCGATCTGCACTTCGCACCTACGCCCTCGGCGCGGGCGAACTTGCTGCGGGAAGGGGTCAGCGCCGACGCTATTTACGTCACCGGCAACACGGTTATCGACGCGCTGCTGGACGTGGCGGGCCGCATCCGCTCGGACGCCGCGCTCGGAGAAACCCTGGCCCGGCGCTTCTCGTTCCTGCGCCCGGATCGCCGGCTCGTGCTCGTCACCGGCCACCGGCGCGAAAACTTCGGCCAGCCTTTCGAGCGGCTGTGCCGCGCGCTGGCGACCCTGGCTTCGCGAGATGACGTGCAGATCGTCTATCCCGTGCATCTGAACCCGAACGTGCAGGAGCCGGTCCGGCGCATCCTGGGCGGGCTGCCGCCGGAGTGCTGTGCTCTGATCGACCCGGTGGACTACGTGGAGTTCGTCTACCTGATGCTGCGGGCCGACTTCATCATCACCGACTCGGGCGGCGTGCAGGAGGAAGCGCCCAGCCTGGGCAAGCCGGTGTTGGTGACGCGGGAGACGACGGAGCGGCCCGAGGCGGTGCTGGCGGGCACGGTGCGGCTGGTGGGCACCGACGAAGAGCGGATCGTGGCCGAAGCGACGCGGCTTCTGGAAGACGAAGAGCATTACCGGCGCATGAGCGAGGCGCAAAACCCTTACGGGGACGGCTATGCGGCCTGGCGCATCGTGAACGTGCTGGTGCAGACGGCGGGGCTTGCCGACGGTCCGCTGACGCCCGTGCCGGAATTCGGCGGCGCGGAAGCCGTGATTTCGTATTAA